GCGGCCGCGTAGGGCACCTGCCCGGCCTGGCCGTCGAAGGCGGCACACGAGGCGGTGAGCACCAGCAGCCCCCGTTCGCCGCGCTCGTCGGGCTCCTGCGCAGCCATGGCGGCGGCGGCCAGGCGGGCGACGTTGAACGTCCCTCCCAAGTTGACGTCGACGATGTGGCGGAACACGTCGAGCGCCATCACCGAGCCGTCGGAGTCGAGGGTGCGACCGGGGATGCCCGTGCCCGCGCAGTGCACCACCAGGCGCAGCGGGGCGGCGGCTGCCGCAGCATCGACGGCGGCGGCCACGTCGTCGGCCACGGTGACGTCGCCTTGGAGCTCCTGCAGCCGCTCGGAGCCCCGCCCCGCCGGCTCGCGGTCGAGCACGACGACGTGCCACCCCTCGGCCAGCAAGGCCTCGGCGGAAGCGGCGCCGAGGCCGGAGGAGCCGCCGGTCACCAGGGCGGAACGGTGGGGAAGGGGAGCGGGGTCGGTCACGGGAACGAGCGTCCGCCTTCCCGGCGCCCCCAGCTAGTCGGAAATTCCCGGCAGTTAGTCCTTACTTTCAGGGGTTCCATGCCTGGTCGGGCGGCCACCCTCATGGTCGGCTGTACCGATGCGCCACCAGTACCTCACCGACGATCACGAGCAGTTCCGGGCCTCGTTCGCCTCCTTCGTGGAAAAGGAGATGGTCCCCCACGCCTCCCGCTGGGACGAGGCGGGCATCGTCGACCGCGAGCTGTTCGCCGCTGCGGGGAGCCACGGATTCCTCGGTTTCGCGGCACCGATCGAGGACGGCGGGGGTGGCGTCGACGACTTCCGCTTCAACCAGGTCATCTCCGAGGAGCTGCACCGCTTCCAGGTGGGGACGGCGGGTACCGGCTTGGTCCTGCAGAACGACGTGTGCCTCCCGTACTTCGTGGGCCTGGCCGACGAGGAGCAGCGCAAGCGTTGGCTCCCCGGCATCTGCTCGGGCGAGCTGGTGGCGGCCATCGCCATGACCGAACCGGGGGCAGGCTCCGACTTGGCGGGCATGCGCACCTCCGCCATCCCCACCGACGGCGGCTTCGTGCTCAACGGATCGAAGACGTTCATCACCAACGGCATCAATGCCGACGTGGTGATCGTGGCGGCCAAGACCGACCCGTCCCTGGCGCACCGGGGCATCTCCCTGCTGGTGGTGGAGCGGGGGATGCCGGGCTTCGAACGGGGCCGCAACCTCGACAAGCTCGGCATGCACGCCCAGGACACCGCCGAGCTGTTCTTCGACAACGTGCATGTCCCCGCCGAGAACCTGCTCGGCACCCAAGGCGCGGGCTTCGCCGCCCTGGTCCGGAACCTGGCGCAGGAGCGGCTCTCGATCGCCGTGACCTCGGTCTGCGCGGCACGAGCCGCCTTCGAGCTCGCCCTGGCCTACTGCACCGAACGGGAGGCGTTCGGCCGGCCCATCGCCGACTTCCAGAACACCCGGTTCCGGCTGGCCGAGATGGCCACCGAGGTGGAGATCGGCGAGACCTTCGTAGACCGCTGCGTGGAGGCCCGCAACCGCGGCACCTTGACGCCCGAGACAGCCGCCATGGCGAAGTACTGGTGCACCGAACTGCAGGGCCGGGTGGTCGATACAGCCGTCCAACTCCACGGCGGCTACGGCTTCATGGTCGAGCAGCCCGTGGCCCGCCTGTACGCCGATGCCCGGGCCTCGCGCATCTTCGGCGGCACCAATGAAATAATGAGGGAGGTCATCGGACGATCGCTTGTTCGGTGACCCGGCCCCGGACCACTTAGGTGGAGGGAAATCCCCAGTTCCGGGCCCGCGCGGGCGCGACGTAGGTTGCCGACCGGGGGCCGAGGAACGGAGGCAGGGGTGAAGGCAGTCATGGTGGCGTTCACGAATCGGACGTCCGGCACGAGCAACGAAGCGTTCAACGCCTGGTACGACGAGATCCACATTCCCGAGGTGCTGGGGGTGCCCGGCTTCGTGGCGGCAACCCGCTACCGGGGCTCCAGCGTCGACCCCGGCCTTGGTAGCCGCGCCCACGAGTACCTCTGTGTGTACGAGATCGAAGCCGACGACTTGGCCACCGCCAAGAAAGGCTTGGCCGCCGCGGCACCGACATGGCAGCCGACCGACGTGCTCGACCTCGAGAGCCGCTCCATCCTGTTCTACGAGCAGATCACCGAGACAGTCGGCGCATCGCCTGCTTGAGGCCGGGGATGCGGGCCGCGCTGCACCAGGCGACGAGCCCCTCTCGTCGGCGCCCTCGCCGCGGCCGCGCCCGTCCGGTCGGGCGGTGAGCGCCCCCGTCATCCCGGCCGCCAGCCCGCTGGTCGGCCGCGACGCCGAGTTCGCCGAAGCCAGCGCGTTCGTGGCCGACCTGGTCGACACGGGCGGCGGGGCCTTCCTCCTGCGCGGGGAAGCGGGCATCGGCAAGAGCCGGTTGCTGGCCGAGCTCGCCGCCGACTGTGAGGCGGCAGGCTGGCAGGTGCTGGCCGCGTCGGCGTCCAACATCGAGAGCCAGCTGCCGTACTCCGTCTTCCTGCAGTTGGTGCGCTCGACGCCGTCCAACCAGCCGCCGCACGTCCGCGAGCAGGCCGCCCGCCTGGTCGAGCAGCTCGACGTCACCAACGACAAGCCGATGGTGGCGGCCTACGGGGCCGCCACCCGCTACATCGACGCCATGCGCAGGCACGGCCCGACGATCCTGGTGGTCGACGACCTCGGCCACTGCGACGACGACACGGCGGCCCTGCTGACGACGCTGCTGCGCCGGTCGGCGGAGAGCCCCCTCGTCGTAGTGGGGACGGCTCGGGTGTCGATGGCCCAGCGGGGGCCGATGGCCGCCCTGCTCGACCAGCTGGCCGAGTCGAACCGCCTACGCAGGCTCGACCTCCGGCCCCTCGGCAAGCAGGCCGTCGAAGCCCTCGTGGCCGCCACCCTCGGTTCCCCGCCCGACGAACGCTTGGTCGAGGCGGTGGCGCGGTCGACGAACGGCAACCCGTTCTTCGTCACCCAGGTCCTGCTCAGCTTGCTCGAAGCCGACGCCGTCGCCGTCGAAGGCGGCCGCTCGACGTTGCGGGAGCCGGTGGCGCCCATGTCGCCCGACCGCCGCGAGGTCGTCCTGCGCCGAGTGCTGCGGGTCAGCGAGGAAGCCCGGACCGTCGCCCGGGCCGTCGCCCTGCTCGGCTCGCTCCGTTCCGACCGCTTCTCGCTGGTGGCCACGCTGGCCCAGCTCGACCTGGCCCAAGTGGCCAAGGCCATCGACGGCCTGGTGGCCAGCCAGGTGCTGGGGGAAGACGACGGCACCTTCCGCTTCAGCCACCAGTTGCTGCGCGACACCCTCTACCAGGACATCGGCGCAGGCACGCGGTGGCGGTGGCACCAACTGGTGGCGGAGTGGCTGTCCACGCTGCCGACGACCGGGGAAGTGGCGCTGGAGTTGGCCCACCACACGGGCGAGACGGCGGAGGTGGGCGACCAGCAGGCCCTCGAAGTGATCGTGCGGGCGGGCGAGCTCATGGCCGAGTCGGCGCCGAGGTCGGCGGTGCCGTGGTACCACCGCGCCCTGGCGATCATGCCGGAGGACCACCCGAAGCGTGACTGGCTGTTGGGCAGGCTGGCCCGGGCGCTGCTCTTTGCGGGCCGCCCCCACGAGGCCGTCGACGTGGGCCGCAGCGTGCTGGCCCGGGCGGGCTCCAGCGCCGACAACGCCCGTACGACGTACCTCCTCGTGGAGGCGTTGTGGGAAGCGGGCAACTTGGCCGAGGCGCAGGAACTGGTCGACCTGCTCACCGCGGTGGAGCCGTTGCCGGTGCGGTTCGTGGCCCAAGCGGCGAACCTGTTCCACGTCACCGGCCGCTACGACGACGCCTTCGCCGCCGAGGCCCGCACCCGGGCGCTGCTCACCGAGGCGCCGCCCGTGGAGCGGGTGGTCGCGCACTGTCACCTCGGGCTCCTGTGGGCCCGTGACGGCTGGGTCTCCAAGGCGGCGGCCATCTGGCGCGAACTCGAGGAGGAGTTGGCCGACGCGCCACCGTCGACCCAGCTCGGCGCCTACTCGGTGATGAGCTTCCAAGCGGCCCTGGTCGGCTGCATCGAGCCTGCCGAGCAGTTCCAGGCTCGTGCCGACGTCCTGCTCGACGAGGCCAAGCTGCTCATGTTCGGCAACGCCTTGGCCACCGGCCGCGTGCTCACGGCCTCGCACGTCGGCGACTGGGACAGCGCCCTGCGCCTGGCCGACGACGTCATCGCCGGCGTGGACGACGAGGGGCACTCGCCCATGCAGTTCGACGCGGTACTCGCCGTGGCCGCCGACATCGAGTCGAACCGCGGCGACTGGCGCCGGGCCCGCCACCTGCTCGCCCGCTACGAGCCGCAGTCGCCTGCCACCCGGGCGCAGTGGGCGTGGACGATGGGGGGCATCGAGCTCGCCAGTGGCAGCGCGTCCGAGGCGCGGCGGCTGTTGGAGGCGGAACTGGCCGAGGGCACGGCCCGCCCTGTCGCCGAGGTCTTGCTCCGAGCCCGTTTGGCGGAGACGCTGCACGCCGCGGGCGCACTGGATGAGGCACGACGGGTGGCCGAGGAGTTGGCTGCCGTCGACGTCGACGACATGTCGTTCCCGGCCCGCACCGAGGCCCTGTGCGTGGTCGGCACGGTGCTGGCCGATGCCGACCGCCTCACCCAGGCGGCGGCGCTGGCGCGTCGCCATCGTGCCCCGTTCGTCGAAGCCCGCGCCCAACTGGCGCTCGGCGACCTCGGCCGCGAGCGCCTCGACGACCTGCTCGTGGCCCACGAGGCGTTCCACCGCTTGGGCGCCCAGCCGTGGCGCCGTCGTGCCGCGTCGTCGTTGCGCCGTTACGGCGTGCCCGTCCCGCGCTTTCGGGCGCCGAAGCCGTCGATCTTCACGGAGACGGAGGCGCAGATCGTCCGCCTCGTGCAGGAGGCGCGCTCGAACCGGGAGATCGCCCAGACGCTGTCGATCAGCCTCAAGACCGTGGAGTCGTACCTCACCCGCATCTACGCCAAGACGGGGTGCGCCACCCGCCTCGAGCTGGCCCGGGCGTCCGACGCCGGGCGCTTCAACTGACGCAGTCGTAGACCGCCGTCACCAGGCGCTCGGCCAGCGGGTCGCGCAGCCCGCACGTGACCCTGGTGGTGGCGTAGCCGATGGCGATGCCCCGGTCGGCATCGGCCATGCCGCGGGTGGCTCCCACCGGGGCCTGCCCGAACATGCGGGTGCCCGCTCCCGACAACGGGAAGCCGTCGGCGTGCAGTGCGTAGCCGAGGCCGTAGCGGCCGGGGACGCCGAGCACGGCGTCGACCCCCTCGGCGGCCACTTCGCACGCCAGGTCCACCGTCGGCTGCGACAAGAGGCGCGGGACGTCGAGGTCGCCGATCATCGCCGCGTACATGCGGGCCAACGAGCGGGCGTTGCCGACGGCGCCGAAGCCGGGCAGTTCGCCCGCATGGAGGGCGCGCCGGTTGACCGAGGGCGAGGTGACGAGCAGGTGACCGTCGAAGGTGGCCGCCCGCCACAGCAGGCTGTCCGCCTCGATGCCCCAGGAGCCGTCGCCGGTCGTCGCCCGCAGGGGCGCTACCCGCCACTCCTCGTCGCCCGGCAGCCCGAACCAGAGCTCCAGGCCCAAGGGGCCGGCGACCTCCTCGGTGAAGAAGGTGGCCAGCGAGCGGCCGTCGATGCGGCGGACGAGCTCGCTGATGGCCAGCGCGACGGTGTGGACGTGGTAGCCGTGGGCCTCGCCTGGTGCCCACAGGGGCTCCTGGCGGGCCAACATGGCCGCTGTCAGCGCCGAGTCGGGAGGATCGGCCAGGTGCGGCCCGGGCTGGAGCACCGGCACGCCCGCCCGGTGGGCCAGCAGGTCGCGCACGGAGATGGCCGACTTCCCGCAGGCGGCGAACTCCGGCCAGTAGTCGGCCACCGGCCGGTCGGGGTGCAGCAGGCCGCGGTCCACCAGCAGCAGGGCGACCAGGGCGGCGGCCCCGTTGGTGGCGAACGACAGCACTTGCAGGGTCTCGTCGGTGTAGCGGCGGCCCGTGCGGTCGTCGGCCACGCCGCCCCAGACGTCGACCACGCACTGGCCGTCGGCGTAGACACACAGTGCGGCGCCGGGCTCGCCGTCGGCCAGGCTGTCCTCGAAACAGCCCGCGACGACCTCCCACCCCCGGGCCACCGTCCCGTCGAAGGGCGTCTTGAGATGCGCCATGCCGTGAGCATCTTCCAATTCACCCGGCGTGGGAAGAGGGGCAGCCCTACGGCTAAGGGCGCTCGTTGATTTCGGAATAGTTACGAGCCCGCTCGTAACTACTGCGAAATCACGCACGGCGGCGGGCTCCCGCACGGGCCGCTTATGCGTAGAGGTATCCCCTCTGTGCCCGTCGGGGGTGCCGTTCGTACAGTGCGCTCGGGCGGCATCGGCCCGCGCCTGGAAGGAGCGATCGATGACAGTGACCGCAGAAACGTCCTGGGCGCTGGCGAGGCTGGCTCGGCTGGTAGCCACGCCCCAGCCCGACCTGGTGGAACTGTTCCGGTCGCTGGAGCCGCCCTCGCTGTCGGAAGCCGACGGCGAGTTCGCGGGCTACCTGCCGGTGCGCGGCCTGTCCGACGACAAGCTTGCCGTCGTCGATGCCATGTACTCGGGGGAGCTGCCCGCCGGGCTGTGGCTGGGCAAGGCGTTCATCGGGACCACTGACGCCAGGAGCGAGGGCTACAACATGTGGCGCACCCCGGAGGGCGCCGTGAAGCGCAGCCTTCGGTTCACCACCTTCGTCGGCGAGTCCGCCATCGACGGCAAGCCCAGCTTGGTCATGAACTACTGCGACTTCGCCAACGAGGCGGCGGCCATCGGCCTGGTCGACGAAGTACGCAAGGTCGAGGACGGCGTCTACATCGGCGCAGGCCTGACCGCCGAGGAACGAGAGGCCGGCGTGGTCTCGGGCTGCTTCCTCCTCGCCGGCCCCGTCCACCCGTCGACTGTCGTCGACGACCCCGACGCGGAGAGGAAGTAGCCATGGGCATTCTCGAGGGCAAGGTCGCCTTCATCACCGGTGGGGGCTCGGGCATCGGCGCCGCCACGGCCGCCACGCTGGCGAGCGAAGGCGCCCGAGTGGCCTGCACCGACATCGACCTCGCCGCCGCCGAGCGCACGGCCAAAGAGATCGAAAGCGCCGGGGGCACGGCCCTCGCGCTGGCGCTCGACGTGAGCGACGAGGCGGCCAATGTCGCCGTCGTCGAGCGCGTGGTCGACGAGTGGGGCGCGCTCCACATCGCCCACCTGAACGCAGGCACGGGCGGCTCGCAGCCGGTGCTGGAGCACACCGCCGAGCTGTGGGATCGCACCATCGCCGTCAACCTCACCGGCGTCTTCTTCGGCATCAAGGCGGCAGGCGCCGCCATCATCGAGAGCGGCGGCGGCTCCATCGTGATCACCTCGTCGGCCGCCGGCCTGCGCGGCGTGGCGGGGTCGGTGGCCTACTCGGCCTCGAAGCACGGCGTGATCGGCTTGGCCAAGTCGGCGGCGGTGGAGCTGGCGTCGCAGAACGTGCGCGTCAACGCCATCTGCCCCGCCATCGTCGACACCCCGTTGATCCGCAACGCCTTCGGCGACGACGCCATCGCCGGCCTTGGCATGCTGCAGCCGCTGGGCCGCGTGGGGCAGCCCGAGGAGGTGGCCCGCCTCGTTCGCTACCTGGTGAGCGACGACGCCGTCTTCATCACCGGGTCGGTGTACCCGATCGACGGCGGCCTCACAGCCGGGTGACGGGAGCGCCAACCATGACAACGACCCCTGCAGAACGCGCATCGAGCCTGGCCGCCATTCTCGACCACTGGGCCGAGACCACCCCCGACGGCCCGGCGCTCACCATGGACGAGGTCACCGTCCGCTGGCGTGAGCTGGCCGAGCGCAGTCGCGGCGTCGCCGCCGCTCTCCAGGGCGCGGGCGTCGAGCCGGGCGACCGCGTCGGCTTCTACGACAAGAACAGCCTCGAGTACTTCGAGGTGCTCTTCGGGGCGGCCATGCTCAACGCCGTCACCGTCGCCGTCAACTGGCGCTTGGCCCCCGACGAGATCGTGGCCGTGGCCGACGACGCGGGCCTGCGCGTGCTCGTGGTGGCGGCCGAGTTCGCCGATGTGGCCCGGCGCCTGGAGGCCGAGGTGCCGTCGCTGGAGAAGGTCGTCGTCATCGAGGAGGAGTACGCCTCGTGGCGCGACGCGGGCGGGCCCGTCGAGCGCCGAGAGGCAAGCCCCGACGACGTCGCCATGCTGCTCTACACGAGCGGCACCACGGGTGAGCCCAAGGGCGTCATGATCGACAACCGCAACCTCGGTGCCCTCCTGGCCCGCAGCGACGAACTGGGCTTCACCCTCGACGGGGCGGCCATCGTCGGCATGCCCCTGTTCCACATGGGGGGCGTGGGTTGGGCGTTGTGGAGCCTGTACCAAGGCTCCCACTCCGTCGTCATGCGCGAGTTCGACCCGAGGCGGCTGCTCGAGCTCATCGCCGAGCACCGCGTCACCCATGTGCTGCTCGTCCCCGCCATGCTGCTCGTCGTCACAGGCACCCCGGAGGCGGCCACCGCCGACCTCTCGACCGTGCGGGTGATGGTCTACGGGGCGGCGCCGATCAGCGAGGAGCTGCTGGAGGTGTCGCTCAAGCTGTTCGACTGCGACTTCTACCAGGTGTACGGGGCGACCGAGACCACCGGCGCGGTCACCTGGCTGCGCCCCGAGGACCACCGGGCCGACGGCGCCGCCCCGCCGCGCCTGCGTTCGGCAGGCCGGGCCATGACCGCCGTCGAGCTC
The window above is part of the Acidimicrobiales bacterium genome. Proteins encoded here:
- a CDS encoding SDR family NAD(P)-dependent oxidoreductase, translating into MTDPAPLPHRSALVTGGSSGLGAASAEALLAEGWHVVVLDREPAGRGSERLQELQGDVTVADDVAAAVDAAAAAAPLRLVVHCAGTGIPGRTLDSDGSVMALDVFRHIVDVNLGGTFNVARLAAAAMAAQEPDERGERGLLVLTASCAAFDGQAGQVPYAAAKAGVAGMTLPLARDLAPVGVRVMTIAPGTFATPMYQPPEEVLAAAPPEARTFVENLHRRLESEILFPRRVGEPAEFAALVVHLAANPYLNAEVVRLDAGLRPRAK
- a CDS encoding acyl-CoA dehydrogenase family protein, with product MRHQYLTDDHEQFRASFASFVEKEMVPHASRWDEAGIVDRELFAAAGSHGFLGFAAPIEDGGGGVDDFRFNQVISEELHRFQVGTAGTGLVLQNDVCLPYFVGLADEEQRKRWLPGICSGELVAAIAMTEPGAGSDLAGMRTSAIPTDGGFVLNGSKTFITNGINADVVIVAAKTDPSLAHRGISLLVVERGMPGFERGRNLDKLGMHAQDTAELFFDNVHVPAENLLGTQGAGFAALVRNLAQERLSIAVTSVCAARAAFELALAYCTEREAFGRPIADFQNTRFRLAEMATEVEIGETFVDRCVEARNRGTLTPETAAMAKYWCTELQGRVVDTAVQLHGGYGFMVEQPVARLYADARASRIFGGTNEIMREVIGRSLVR
- a CDS encoding AAA family ATPase, which translates into the protein MSAPVIPAASPLVGRDAEFAEASAFVADLVDTGGGAFLLRGEAGIGKSRLLAELAADCEAAGWQVLAASASNIESQLPYSVFLQLVRSTPSNQPPHVREQAARLVEQLDVTNDKPMVAAYGAATRYIDAMRRHGPTILVVDDLGHCDDDTAALLTTLLRRSAESPLVVVGTARVSMAQRGPMAALLDQLAESNRLRRLDLRPLGKQAVEALVAATLGSPPDERLVEAVARSTNGNPFFVTQVLLSLLEADAVAVEGGRSTLREPVAPMSPDRREVVLRRVLRVSEEARTVARAVALLGSLRSDRFSLVATLAQLDLAQVAKAIDGLVASQVLGEDDGTFRFSHQLLRDTLYQDIGAGTRWRWHQLVAEWLSTLPTTGEVALELAHHTGETAEVGDQQALEVIVRAGELMAESAPRSAVPWYHRALAIMPEDHPKRDWLLGRLARALLFAGRPHEAVDVGRSVLARAGSSADNARTTYLLVEALWEAGNLAEAQELVDLLTAVEPLPVRFVAQAANLFHVTGRYDDAFAAEARTRALLTEAPPVERVVAHCHLGLLWARDGWVSKAAAIWRELEEELADAPPSTQLGAYSVMSFQAALVGCIEPAEQFQARADVLLDEAKLLMFGNALATGRVLTASHVGDWDSALRLADDVIAGVDDEGHSPMQFDAVLAVAADIESNRGDWRRARHLLARYEPQSPATRAQWAWTMGGIELASGSASEARRLLEAELAEGTARPVAEVLLRARLAETLHAAGALDEARRVAEELAAVDVDDMSFPARTEALCVVGTVLADADRLTQAAALARRHRAPFVEARAQLALGDLGRERLDDLLVAHEAFHRLGAQPWRRRAASSLRRYGVPVPRFRAPKPSIFTETEAQIVRLVQEARSNREIAQTLSISLKTVESYLTRIYAKTGCATRLELARASDAGRFN
- a CDS encoding serine hydrolase domain-containing protein, producing the protein MAHLKTPFDGTVARGWEVVAGCFEDSLADGEPGAALCVYADGQCVVDVWGGVADDRTGRRYTDETLQVLSFATNGAAALVALLLVDRGLLHPDRPVADYWPEFAACGKSAISVRDLLAHRAGVPVLQPGPHLADPPDSALTAAMLARQEPLWAPGEAHGYHVHTVALAISELVRRIDGRSLATFFTEEVAGPLGLELWFGLPGDEEWRVAPLRATTGDGSWGIEADSLLWRAATFDGHLLVTSPSVNRRALHAGELPGFGAVGNARSLARMYAAMIGDLDVPRLLSQPTVDLACEVAAEGVDAVLGVPGRYGLGYALHADGFPLSGAGTRMFGQAPVGATRGMADADRGIAIGYATTRVTCGLRDPLAERLVTAVYDCVS
- a CDS encoding SDR family NAD(P)-dependent oxidoreductase encodes the protein MGILEGKVAFITGGGSGIGAATAATLASEGARVACTDIDLAAAERTAKEIESAGGTALALALDVSDEAANVAVVERVVDEWGALHIAHLNAGTGGSQPVLEHTAELWDRTIAVNLTGVFFGIKAAGAAIIESGGGSIVITSSAAGLRGVAGSVAYSASKHGVIGLAKSAAVELASQNVRVNAICPAIVDTPLIRNAFGDDAIAGLGMLQPLGRVGQPEEVARLVRYLVSDDAVFITGSVYPIDGGLTAG
- a CDS encoding long-chain-fatty-acid--CoA ligase; protein product: MTTTPAERASSLAAILDHWAETTPDGPALTMDEVTVRWRELAERSRGVAAALQGAGVEPGDRVGFYDKNSLEYFEVLFGAAMLNAVTVAVNWRLAPDEIVAVADDAGLRVLVVAAEFADVARRLEAEVPSLEKVVVIEEEYASWRDAGGPVERREASPDDVAMLLYTSGTTGEPKGVMIDNRNLGALLARSDELGFTLDGAAIVGMPLFHMGGVGWALWSLYQGSHSVVMREFDPRRLLELIAEHRVTHVLLVPAMLLVVTGTPEAATADLSTVRVMVYGAAPISEELLEVSLKLFDCDFYQVYGATETTGAVTWLRPEDHRADGAAPPRLRSAGRAMTAVELRVVDTDSELPVGADQIGEVWIRSAQVMKGYWNKPDATAATVTDDGWYRTGDAGSLDAEGYLYLYDRVKDMIVTGAENVYPIEVENVLMRHPAVADVAVIGVPSERWGEEVKAVVVRHPGEQVTAEELIAFTRERLAGYKTPKSVDFLDVLPRNPSGKILKKDLRAPYWAGRSRLIG